A genome region from Cryptomeria japonica unplaced genomic scaffold, Sugi_1.0 HiC_scaffold_77, whole genome shotgun sequence includes the following:
- the LOC131864148 gene encoding germin-like protein 8-2, translated as MANRMIYFTLGLFLLICCYSDRVMAGDSDPLQDFCVADEESKVLVNGFVCKDPMQVSADDFFFRGLGQAGNTDNDVGSNVTMANVKQIPGLNTLGISLVRIDYAQNVGHENAVAISALSSQLPGVQTIANSLFAADPPLPDSVLAKAFRITQEVVDYIQKKFA; from the exons ATGGCTAACCGAATGATTTACTTCACACTGGGACTTTTTCTGTTGATATGTTGTTACAGCGACAGGGTCATGGCAGGGGATTCCGATCCCTTGCAAGATTTCTGCGTTGCAGATGAGGAAAGCAAAG TTTTGGTGAACGGGTTCGTTTGCAAAGACCCAATGCAAGTTTCAGCAGACGACTTCTTCTTCCGGGGACTTGGGCAGGCAGGGAACACCGACAATGATGTGGGCTCCAACGTAACGATGGCGAACGTTAAACAGATACCAGGCCTCAATACGTTGGGAATATCGTTGGTCCGCATCGACTACGCA cagaatgtggggCATGAAAATGCGGTGGCCATATCTGCATTGAGCAGCCAGCTTCCGGGAGTTCAGACAATCGCCAACTCTCTGTTTGCAGCGGATCCTCCTCTCCCAGATTCCGTATTGGCCAAGGCCTTCCGCATCACACAGGAAGTTGTGGATTACATTCAGAAGAAATTCGCATAA